The following is a genomic window from Gallus gallus isolate bGalGal1 chromosome 21, bGalGal1.mat.broiler.GRCg7b, whole genome shotgun sequence.
tttctaaaGCAAAGATTGGCTTTTCCCACTGAATGGCCACACCTTTCACTCTTCCAGTAATCTGTCTTTAGCATGCCTCTCCCATGAAGGGCTCCTGAAATAACTTGTCTGATTTTGCCCTGGGGGCAAGATAGGTGAAGGGGTGGAGGAGAAACCCCTTTTGCCATTGCCACGTAAAATACAGAAACGCTTTTCAGCTTGTAGGATTTAGCCTCCTGATCTCCTGATACGCCAGATTCTGCTGGGATTATGGGACCCAATGGAATGTGTGCCTTTGGAGGGCCAACGTGAGTTAGCACTGCCAGGCTTTGTAAATATATGGGGATAAGACTGGTACACTTCAATGGATTATCGACACTTTGCACTTCCTAAAAGTACAGAATTAAGTGCAGAAGGGCTTTCTCTGTTTGAACAAAGGTCTGTGCAATTACAGCTACCAACTCAAACAGAGCGACTTTTGTTTCTCTGGACTGGAAAGGTGGTtgaaagggaggaaaatgtGTTGACCTACCAAATACTTCTTATCTACAGATAGGCACGGCGTTGTGGTTGGTTTGTGGAGGTAGCAGTGATGAGATCAGGCAGGAAGGGCACTTTTGTCTCTGCAACACTTTAATCTTTCAGTGCCTGCCAGCTGATACAGGTGATTGCTTTCTGAATCATGAAATGCAGAAACTGGGGGTGGAAATTACATCTCCTAGTCACTATGCATGCTGTTGTGTTGGAAAAGACTAGCAGTGAACTGTGTAGTTGAATACAGCCTGGATAACCCAGAGCATCAAGAAGGGCACGTGTTTAGGTGCTGTAGCAGGCTGCCCCATCTCTGAAGGCAATCAAGTCTGGGTTgaatgaggccctgggcagcctgagctggtggggagcatccagcccatggcagggcttGGAACTGactgatctttaaggtcccctctaACCTAAGCCATGCTGTGTTCAGGCTCAGAAAAGCTTTTGTTGTGGGTCACCTTCCAGTTGTGATGCAAggtccagcacagcagctctgctggggatACAGTGCCAATTTAATTGAAGATATCACAGCACCATTCCTTTGCTGTTGTTCCGGACTTATGCTAGCAATAGGGTTGGACCGAACAAGCTAAATAGCTTTGTAAATGAGGTGAAATTAAACTCATCTCCTGTACTAATCACATACGTGAggctctgggagcacaggtcACGTGAGTATATTGTGGTTGACAGTAGCTTCCATCTAGACCAGTTTATACAAATCATCAAAAGCATAACTCACGTGGACTTGTGCAGGGTGGAAAGCAGGGATTGAAACCCGGAGCCAGGTTAGGGGCTGCAGGCCTGCAGCCAGTGCTGGCTCTGTTGGAGAGTCTCCGCAGTCCAACAGCAGCCAAAGCCTTCCCTCTGGCTGCCCTCTGACCTCAGGGCATGTCTCATTAGCAGATTAAGCCCAGAGTTAAACGAGGCCTCTGGGAGAGCGGGGCGAGGGATCTGCCACTGGGGCTGGAGTGATTTTCCTCAGGCCAGATAAGCAGCTCTCTGCCttgccagaggggagaagatAAAGAGATAAGGTTTGTTTAGCATGAATAAATCCTGGGAAAATCTGCAGTAAACTGTGATGTCAGTGCCCTCCTCCAGAGGTAAGAGAGAAAAGCGCGCTGCGTTCCTCTGTCGCCGTAAATCCATTTCTTTATGCCCGCTGTGGAAaccccctgccctgccagcactCGCAGGCGATGGATTTCACACCCCACCTGCCTGCTGGGGTCAGCCCGAGGTAAGAGCAGGGCCACAGCGGGGATTTACCGCCTCGCTgggctgctgccctccccaaTTTTCTGGTCAGTAACTCTGTGAAAGGAGAGCGTGTCTGGTGCGGcggggaggggatggagggggaagGAATGGTGGCTGGATCCTTTCCAGGACGGAAAACCGTCTGTCCAAGAAGTTCTCTGAGACACAGATTAAATATTCCTCCATCCACCATTGAATTGCCGTGAATGGGTGGCCGCGCAGTGCCTGACAGGCTGTGTAAGACACAGCGTGtgtctctcctctcctttcttcctctgtgtttttctccatcCCAGACAGGAACGGCTGTGTCTGTGAGAGTCATTCTCTCCAGTTGGGTCACACTCATTGCCAGGGTAGAATTAACCTTAAGAAGGAGCAGCGGTAGTACAGTCAGACCATGCCCACATGTTGCAAGCTGTGCTTCCCAATAAAATGCTCCAGTGGCCCTGCAGTGTCCCCATTGCTCTGAGCACACCTTGTCCCCATGTCCAACCATAGGGATCCCATaggccaagaaaaaaaaaagaaaaagaaaaaaagaaaagagcttgGGGAGGTcctgctccatcactgcagcGGAGATGGGGTCCACCAGTAAAGCATGGCAACCTCCTGGCCAGCAACCCATTGGGACCATGACCAGGCATGGtggggttggtggttggacttaataatcttagaggtcttttccagtctcagtgattctgtgctggtggggatgggtgATGAGGCTGATGCAGCCACTCAGTCTTCTCCGAGCCTTCAGAGTGAAGCCTGTGCCAATTTAATTTGGCCAGATGTAAGACAAGAAATTGGAGGTCTCATAGGGCCACGTAGGAGCATTCAGTCTCGAATTTGGACCAAAATCATGTTGTATCGAGTTTTGAGTTTTATGCATCTGTAAAAAGTAGCAGAAATGATGGCAGGAAACCTCGCTTCCCACTGTGCCATTGGGGAACTTTCACCTCTCACAAAAGAATGGTCttttatttactgcttttctcttgtGCAGGCTGAAGCCTTCACCTGAGTGTGAACAGTATCAAGGATGTGAAAACttcccatggaaaaaaatcagtcccGAACTTAATGCTGTCAGCAGGATAACCAGCGAATTGCCTTCCCCAGATGGCCCAAATTTTAATAGGGTCACCTTGGAAGATTTGCCTTTAGGATACTCAAGGTCCCAAAGTAACTGTTGGGGCATAAAAAATGTTATGTCCAAGAGCTGCATCACAGACAGATGTTCCTGTGACAGGTCGTCCTTCGCTTAAATGCTCCTGCATGTACGTTTTCTGGCATTCAATGAATCAGTGGCAGCTCTGGGGAATGGGGATGTTTGAAGCAGATGAAAGTGAGGAGTGAGGGAtgtactttttgttttgcaatagCAGTGGGAAAGCCACAGTGCATATGTGAGGTCCACCTCTTGCTGTATTTATTCCCCTTGCCTCTACCTGATCgctctctgctcttcctgttGTACCTTCCATCACTCTCCAGGCTGTCAGTTGACTTTGCAGTGCCTGCACATCACTGATGCAGTCCTGGTGAAGAGGCTGAACTCCACGCTGATGCAAACACTGCAGTCAAATGCTTCTGTTGCTGCTTCTGTCGACAGTTTGTAGTgttttccctcccctttccaCAGAGATGTAGGTTGTGAAAGAAAGCAAGTAACTGCGTACCCTTACAGCTGAGcagtattttgtaaatatttcctGGGAGCCTGTGAAATTTCTCACATGTTCTCCATTTCCCCCGAAGTCTGCAGTGTAGGCATATGAAATATCACCCAGTCTAGCTCCGAGTTCAGGAGCACGTAAACAGCCTTCAGTTCTACAGGCGTTGCGTAGACGCCAAAGCCTGACGGCCAACAGCTATGTGCTGAGGCCAACACACAGGCCAAATTGCTATCTATCTGCTTCCTTACAGCTTTTCAGTCTGAACACAGCTCTCTCCTTGAGAATGAGATGCTCTGCGATGAGGTTTCCCATGAAATGGCTCTGCCGCGCTCATACTTGCTCTGAAGTTAAACAGTTCTCCAGCCCTTCGATGATTTTGAGAATGGACAGCCAGCAGTCTGCCTGCATGTGATTAATAAATGGGGTTAATTGTACATTTAACTCATTCAGGAAATGAATGAGAATCCAGATACTTCTGGGCTTTGCTCTTGCTTAGTTGCCCTGGGAAGAGCTCTTTGAGCCTGCCAGAGATCAGTTTCAGTACCAGGTATGAGATGGGTTTAAGTAGTCCTTAAAGATAAGCATGTTAAAGCCTTCTGCAAGGGATTTGTTGTGGGGAGGGAATACAGGACCCAATTTGTTGTGATTATCCTACTGGTATTAAGTAAATactgggagttggactagacagccttcagaggtcccttccaaccctaagGATATGATAATTATAGGGGTTGAGTTATAAGCAGTGGTGTAATTGAGACTTACTTTccctctttctgcttttgaaaaaacTTAAAGATATAATAATGGAAGTGTGCTTATTTTAACcataaaaaaatcagtttaacaGTCAGACCCATACTCCATACCCAGTGATAAGGGAAACAACCGGAATCCTGGATCACAGGTGATAAGACTGCTGCTTGGAAATAGCGTCATTCTGAGAGCAGCAAaactgtttccattttcagGGCCCATTTTTTACCTATCCCTGATCAGAGTAAACCTGCATTTGATTACGTGAATgcctttgtttatttttttagtacTAAATAGCAGTTGTGCATGATGGATGCAACCTACTGTGGAAAAACCTATGTTGTcgagctgcagctgtgagcagtggcaatcttttgctctttctcttttgGATCTTGTTGCTGGGATCACAGAGCAGTCAAATGGTTTCTGTATCATTCTCCAGTCAATGGCCATTCATTCTGAACGTGATGAATACAGAGCAGACTGTAGCTTGAAGGGCAAAAATGATAGATTGATTTATATGTAGATAGGTAATAGAGATGGAATTATATTATTTTCCAGCTTATAAGAAATAGAGAATGGTGTTGCATATAGTAAGAAAAAGATATTCCTTTGAATCTGTTTAGCTGTAGATTAGTGGTTGAAAGTTGATGGTGGAAGTACCATTTCTTGTTTGAGACTCACCTGGTTGTCTCACTAGGAACACTCATAGGGGTAAAACCCCATGAGGTCAGTTAACAAACCTGGTAACATCTCAGGTCATTTCTGCCTTCCATGATGGTATAGAAACACAGACAGTGTTGTGCTGGTTCAGATCTGTGCTATACAGTTgcaatgttttgtttccatggGCATCCAGTATTGTTCTTTATGCAGGAACTATTCTATCAGTTTTACTGTGTTTGTTAACTGGGAGTGGCAAATGAAATCTTGCATTTACTAGCTGCAAATTAAACTGATGGTTGAAATCTCTCCCTGCTAAATGGCTGTATTAGGATGAGCCTTGTTTGAAGAGCAGCTAGGACACCAGCCTGGAAACAGTCAGCACTGAGAATTGTTACCTTGGatatgctggaaaaaaatgtcatacTGCATTTGTCAAGTGTTTCATGTATTTATTGGGCTAAGCTAAATAactgggttttgttgttgttgcttgtaAAGAACCTGCAAGCAGAGTATCAGCAGTGGGAtccagccaccagcagcacactgaAGCCCCATCTGCACGTACTAGGAAATCATTGTTAGTCTTAAGTGAAGCAATACAACAGGGCTGGCAGTGAAAACACATCAAAGACGTTCATCAATTTGTTGAAGTTAGAAGCATGTTTTAATTATCTTAGATTTGAAGCAGAAGTACATTGGCTCTAACAAAAGGgtgttgttggtggtttttttttgctgcagatcATCCTGTGGGGTCGAACTGAGAAATGCCTGAAGGAGACCACAGAGGAAATCAGGATGATGGGGACAGAGTGCCATTATTTCATCTGTGATGTTGGAAACAGAGAGGAAGTCTATCGGCAAGCCAAAGCTGTGCGGGAGAAGGTTGGTGTGTAGAAGCAGTGTTTGTAGGCAAAACGTAGTAATTCCTTATCTTTGAGGAAAGTGGTCATagtggaaaaaagaagggtGAACATCCAGTTTATATCATGCAAAGTGATCCAGAAGGATTACAGCGCCTGCAGACAGGATGCCAAAAGCTATGAAAATAAAGGTGTGACCCGGCAATAACAGACATTGAGATAAAACAGTGATTGCTGCAAGGAgttgtttgtttccttgcagGTGGGTGACATCACTATCCTAGTGAACAACGCTGCTGTGGTCCATGGTAAAAGTCTGATGGACAGCGACGATGATGCACTGCTCAAATCACAGCACATAAACACCCTGGGACAGTTCTGGGTAAGATAAGCTCTCGCATCTCATGGGTTCAGACTTGGGGCTGAGAGTGGCTGAGAGTGATAAACAACTTGTGGCTGATGCTGTGTCTTTCTAAATGATGCTTGGTAAAATCAGTCTGACGTGGAAAAGGTAAATAAAACACAATGGGAGAGACAATACCCAGAAGTAGGAAAACAAATGATAGGTTCTGTCAGCTGGATTTCAGTTACTAAAATAACCAGCAAAGGTTCCAGTGGCAATGTAGGATTTGATGCTCTTGTATCCCCATACTGTGATTTCCAGCAAAGCATCTGATGTGTTCTGAGACAACCTGAGCTCACGGAGGAGAGTTTTCTGTACAGTGATGTGTATGGAACATGAGCACAAGACTGCCTTGCTTGGGGAAGGAAACTCATTCAATTTTGAGTTagataatagtaataaaaaagagCTTCCTGTGATTTCATCTCTTTGCTGAGGACTTTATCCTCCACAAGAAGCTCTTAACATACAAAGCATTGTGTTTGTGGCCTTTATCTGTGGCAACTGCTTATGTATGTACTAGGAAATATTGGTTTTCTTCTATACAAACTTTCCCTGTTTAAAAGCTTTCAGAGAGTGCAAAGCAACAAGGCActcctcccctcctttcctgCCTGAATAGGCAGTGCAGTTTGGCTTGTTGTCTCTGTgtcaccttatttttttttcagggactGTTGTTTTAGTTGCATCTCTGCTGAGTAAaccctttcttcccctctccccctctgTTGTGCTCTTCAGACCACCAAAGCATTCTTGCCAAGGATGCTGGAGTTGCAGAACGGACACATAGTTTGCTTGAACTCTGTCCTGGCCTTGTCAGCCATCCCGGGTGCCATTGACTACTGCACCTCCAAAGCTTCGTCTTTTGCCTTTATGGAGAGCCTGACCTTGGGGCTGCTAGACTGTCCTGGAGTGAATGCCACAACAGTGCTGCCCTTCCACACGAGCACAGAGATGTTCCAGGGCATGAGAATCAGGTCAGTCCAGGGGAACTAGAATAAAGcatctcattttaaatgaatcaTCAGAATACACTCCTAATTAATGCTTCATTTAGTTAAGAGAATTTGATGTCTCATTTGGCTGCCTGGGAACAGAGGGTCACTCTAGGCCACCTGGGACTCATCAGACTGGTTCCCTTGGTTTGCTGGCATATTCATGCAGCCTGCCTGTACTGCGTGAGGCAGTTGCTTCTACAGAGAAATCTGAAAGCTATTTTTCCCTGGGTGCATTTGGGCCATTTGCAGCCACTTagagagggaggggaggcaATCTGAAAATTGAGGTCATTCAAAACGGAGCAGTCTACAAATTGCTTGAGAATTAACAGTGCAAATTCCTTCTTTATCCATTGATATATTTAATCCTTTCCCACTAAAGGGAATGAAATCCATTTACTGAAGTAAGGCTTTCACTACATCCTTTAAAACAAgctaaactaaaaaaaaaacctaatggCTGACCAAGTTAATCTTTTATGATCAACAAAATAACCTCTTAGTCAAGAAAATATGCAGCATCCAGCCAGGAAAAGCCttacagagtcacagaatcatagaatgctttgggttggaagtggccttcaagatcatctagtttcaactgtGTTTGATATTAAAAGCtgtaaggaaaaatatttgtctttcacCTGTCGAGAATTTGAATGaatcaaaaagcagcagagagaatGAACATTGACACTGAAAGACAGCATTTTGGCTTTGGTTTGCAGTTTAAGAAAATCCCTGAATCAAGGTGCTGAATGCTTTCTGCCACTTCATCCTAAACCCTTTAGCTATAATACAGTAGTAGTAGTTGGAATTGGGTTTCATACTCTTATTCTGCTCCTTCTAGCCTGCTTTGAGGCATGTCTGAATACCAGTTGCCAGTGATAACTTATAGTGAGTAACAGAACGTGGACAGTGATTTCTAAAAGAAGGAGTTTGGttaacaaataattattttattttttactttatttattcaGGTTCCCtaatctttttcctcctctcaaGCCAGAGACTGTGGCTAGGAGGACAGTGGAAGCTGTGCAGATGAATCAAGCCTTCCTGCTCCTTCCATGGACAATGAATGTTCTGGTCATCCTGAAAAGGTAAATATTTCCCATGCCCAGCAATAGCCTAGCTAATGAGGCAAGATTTACTTACAGTCCTGCTCTGTCTGTTCACCAAAGCACACTTCAGTTTGACTGTTATCTGGTAACTGGGTTCAGACCAAGTCATCCCTTCCCAGGAGAGTCACAGAAGCAATAGAGGGAAACCTTTCTGAGATTCCCTTAGCAGATttgttagtttttctttttgagtatACCCCTTGTATGAAACCAGTTTTACTTCCAAaattagaaccacagaatcgttaaggttggaaaagaccacttagatcgccaagtccaaccatcaacccatcaccaccgtgcccactaagcCTTGGATTCTGTTTCCTGAGGTCTAAGCAGCTATCTGGGAAATTTCTTAACAACTACCATATGCATCTTGTTGATTTTGATTCAGTAAGCCACTCTTTGGACTCTGAGCTTTATATTGTAATGGATTCCTATGCAGTAAAGTATGTGCATCACAGCTGTATTTAGAGAAGACATGAAGCtatcaaaaatatttgtgtgtatgATTAGGACAGGATTATTCTAAAGTGCCTAAGGAAAGAAAGTCATAACTTTGTATCCTGAAACAACTGAATagaaaaaacatataaaaatgtGTGTGAATATATAAAATTCTGTGCGAATTTGTACCAAAGCCTTTGGAAAGCCTACTTCAATCAGGAACcgaaatggaaaatattcacAATACTGCAtgtaaaacaagagaaaaagatacatgtatatatatttacatgtcCTCCTATTAGAACAGACGGAAAGGTTTGTCTGCtctgcttattttctctctgctcctcctgcagcattCTCCCTCAGGCCGCGCTTGAAGAAATCCACAAGTTTTCTGGGAGCTACACCTGCATGAACACTTTTAAAGGCCGAACATAGACCTGGTGGTGCAAGGACTGTTCTTCAGTGAAACCAGCACAAGCATGAAAATCCTGACAGGGCTGTGAATCAGCAGTCTTGGCTTGTAGCCTGTTCATGTGACTCGCGCTGCTTTGAGGCAACGCATTTCTTGCAGGTCATATCCATAGTAACATGACCTTTGCACAGGATTTAATGACCAGACTATGGACCCttggcaagaaaaaaacaaaaagtgtgAAATGTTTATGTGATGTTAAATTCTTTAGGGTTCAATTGTTAAATCTGCTCATAGTTTTAAGATGTAATTGTTGTTTCTAAAGAGTGTGGGCTGTCTCAGCTGAGAGGCTGCATGTCGCACCCCGGGCTTCATCCGCTCTCTTCAGAGGAACTGCAATTGCAAACTGACACTGATTacatttcagctttttgaatgggaaactttaaaaatgaagagctaCAAGCCGCGGACATTGAATGGAagcttccttcccttccttcgCTTTATATTTGTTGATGAAGCCATTCCCAAGTCATGGCAGGGAAGGAgcaaactgctgttttctttgtgcGAGGCTCCCCAGGCCTTTTCTCTGCAAGGACTGCTCTGTGCCCAGGAAAGCTGTCTTACTGCACCCATGAAGGCTGGACAGGAATGCTCAGTCAGAAGAGCATACAGTTTGAATCGTGGAAGATTCCTTCTGTCATTGAGCTCATATATGGAATGTAATTgtctttctgaatatttttgttcatttatgatgaaatatatatatttttagcatTAATTCCAGATTGCCACGCATGTAAGACAGCATCACACTGGGGGTGAACTAAATCTAGAGCCTGCTTGTACAAAAACACATTCAGTGACATAATCCATACAGAGTAAAATCCGTTGTATCAATCTGCACAATGAAATAAGTGGAATAATTCTCTGCAAATGGAAGAGACAGTGCTGTAGTGCTCATGAAATGTGGAGTTTGGAAGCACAGTTAGCAAAGGCCTGATTAAATGCATGTTGAATTCAACTGGGAATATACCCATTGTTTTTTAGAGACATTGAATCAGGCACTGATCAGCCAGAAGTGATGAATACTGCTTGCACTGAAATGCCAAAAGCAGCtagatgttatttatttttatgatagACTCTCTTTGACAGCCTAGcaagagcagcactgcattcCAGTGCCAGATGCAGCCTGCAACTAAGCCTAGGCATAGTAATATAGTTGAAGCATATTGAAACACTGCTACTAAAAGAGGAATTAATATCACTGCCATTCGGGAAAGTCACAAGCCAGCCTGGAGAACACCTGAATGAAGGGCCTCAAGGAAAGCCATGTGCTTGAAGTAAAGGAGTGAGGTCAGGGCTCCTGGCTTGAGTTTTGACCTTATTTCATAGATGCTCTTAGGCCAAGCTGCATAATCCCAAGTTACACCCTGACTTGCAAAGCAGTTCTagcacctccctgccccagaAGTTGTGAATGTTACAGCTTTACTATCTGTCAAATACTCAGCAGATTCAAATGGAAAATCCTGTAGAAAGGAAAAGTGGTATTTGTCTATAAACCaaaagggtggaaaggaagaaaaaaaaatccatagttTTGTACAGAGATATAATTTACAGCAGGAAAGCTGAGAGCTGCTTTGGCAGGGCAGATCCAAAGGAAGATCTCAGAATGGAGACTGACTACTTAGGAGGAACGATGGTATGAATGTTGTCCTTACTGCAAATCAGTAGGTGTGTCtctgctgagcagctgaagaGGTGCAGTATCATTGATATCCCTTtgcctgcctggatgctttgaGGTGTTCTCCTGTCTTGGTCAGTGCTTTCCTTCCGAGTGCAGAACGTATCCCTGTGCCAGCCTTGACAAGGCTTCTTACAATGGAGGGCTTTTTAAATTCCTAAATGTCTGAGGCTCTCTGGAGAGGATGAAAAGAAACTTTGATCTCAGTGACTGTGATGCCCTCCCTAATAGATGCTTTCAGCGTTATTTTTTTGTCCGTTTTTGAGAGGAAACCTAATTCATTGAAAACACAGCTGCGATGGGGGGAGAACTCTTCCAGGATCTGCCAGGAATATTAAAGGTACACACTTAAGAAACACTGGGGAGGGATAATTCCTCCCCTTCTGCACTCTCatcctttctattttctcattAACCACAGTCAGGCATGCCAGGCTTGTAGATGCA
Proteins encoded in this region:
- the DHRS3 gene encoding short-chain dehydrogenase/reductase 3 isoform X6, yielding MMGTECHYFICDVGNREEVYRQAKAVREKVGDITILVNNAAVVHGKSLMDSDDDALLKSQHINTLGQFWTTKAFLPRMLELQNGHIVCLNSVLALSAIPGAIDYCTSKASSFAFMESLTLGLLDCPGVNATTVLPFHTSTEMFQGMRIRFPNLFPPLKPETVARRTVEAVQMNQAFLLLPWTMNVLVILKSILPQAALEEIHKFSGSYTCMNTFKGRT
- the DHRS3 gene encoding short-chain dehydrogenase/reductase 3 isoform X1, with the translated sequence MVWKWLGAVLLLPVQMLYLVLKAAVCALLPPKLRDLSGDAVLVTGGGRGIGRQLAKEFARRGARKIILWGRTEKCLKETTEEIRMMGTECHYFICDVGNREEVYRQAKAVREKVGDITILVNNAAVVHGKSLMDSDDDALLKSQHINTLGQFWTTKAFLPRMLELQNGHIVCLNSVLALSAIPGAIDYCTSKASSFAFMESLTLGLLDCPGVNATTVLPFHTSTEMFQGMRIRFPNLFPPLKPETVARRTVEAVQMNQAFLLLPWTMNVLVILKSILPQAALEEIHKFSGSYTCMNTFKGRT
- the DHRS3 gene encoding short-chain dehydrogenase/reductase 3 isoform X3, with the protein product MSVPSSRGKREKRAAFLCRRKSISLCPLWKPPALPALAGDGFHTPPACWGQPEIILWGRTEKCLKETTEEIRMMGTECHYFICDVGNREEVYRQAKAVREKVGDITILVNNAAVVHGKSLMDSDDDALLKSQHINTLGQFWTTKAFLPRMLELQNGHIVCLNSVLALSAIPGAIDYCTSKASSFAFMESLTLGLLDCPGVNATTVLPFHTSTEMFQGMRIRFPNLFPPLKPETVARRTVEAVQMNQAFLLLPWTMNVLVILKSILPQAALEEIHKFSGSYTCMNTFKGRT